The Hymenobacter oligotrophus genome has a window encoding:
- the uvrB gene encoding excinuclease ABC subunit UvrB, producing MEYQLTSEFKPTGDQPKAIAQLVSGVESGEPSQVLLGATGTGKTFTVANVIAQTGRPALILAHNKTLAAQLYGEFKQFFPNNAVEYYISYYDYYQPEAYIASTDVFIEKDLAINQEIEKLRLHATSSLLSGRRDVIVVASVSCIYGIGNPEEFGKNVLFLKPGMRHSRNNLLYQFVQILYSRTEQEFTRGTFRVKGDTVDIFPAYLDYAYRVYFFGDEIEAIHRIDPASGKKLGEEKDIALFPANLFVTGKDTLHQAIKDIQFDMVQQHAYFEKEGRDAEAKRIVERTEFDLEMIRELGYCSGIENYSRYFDGRMPGSRPFCLLDYFPKDYLLIVDESHVTMPQIRAMWGGDRSRKTALVEYGFRLPSAMDNRPLTFNEFESMYQQAIFVSATPADYELERSGGVVVEQIIRPTGLLDPEIEVRPSINQIDDLLDEVDNRVKQGDRVLVTTLTKRMAEELTKYMERLNIKVSYVHSDVKTLDRVEILRQLRLGELDVLIGVNLLREGLDLPEVSLVAILDADKEGFLRDQRSLIQTMGRAARNDRGKVIMYADRITGSMQRAMDETNRRRATQMAYNLEHGITPKTVRKSREAIMEQTSLSDYRIPEPQAYAGPDEDGGGLAIAAEPVVAMMSKVDLEKLIKQTEKQMEAAAKELDFLQAAKFRDELASLRQLLKSKRD from the coding sequence ATGGAGTACCAACTGACCTCCGAATTCAAGCCCACCGGCGACCAGCCCAAAGCCATTGCGCAGCTCGTGAGCGGCGTTGAGTCGGGCGAACCGTCGCAGGTATTGCTGGGCGCCACCGGCACCGGCAAAACCTTCACCGTTGCCAACGTAATTGCCCAAACCGGCCGCCCCGCGCTTATTCTGGCCCACAACAAAACGCTGGCTGCCCAGCTCTACGGCGAGTTCAAGCAGTTCTTCCCGAATAATGCCGTCGAGTACTACATCAGTTACTACGACTACTACCAGCCCGAGGCCTACATTGCCAGCACCGATGTCTTCATCGAGAAAGACTTGGCCATCAACCAGGAAATCGAGAAGCTGCGCCTGCACGCCACCTCGTCGCTGCTGAGCGGCCGCCGCGACGTGATTGTGGTGGCCTCGGTGTCGTGCATCTACGGCATCGGCAACCCTGAGGAGTTCGGCAAAAACGTGCTGTTTCTGAAGCCCGGCATGCGCCACTCGCGCAACAACCTGCTCTACCAGTTTGTGCAGATTCTGTACTCGCGCACCGAGCAGGAGTTTACGCGCGGCACCTTCCGCGTGAAGGGCGACACCGTCGACATCTTCCCGGCGTACCTCGACTATGCCTACCGCGTGTACTTCTTCGGCGATGAAATCGAAGCCATTCACCGCATCGACCCGGCCAGCGGCAAAAAGCTGGGCGAGGAAAAGGACATTGCCCTGTTCCCGGCCAACCTGTTCGTTACGGGCAAAGACACGCTGCACCAGGCCATCAAAGACATTCAGTTCGACATGGTGCAGCAGCACGCCTACTTCGAAAAGGAGGGGCGCGATGCCGAAGCCAAGCGCATTGTGGAGCGCACCGAGTTCGACCTGGAGATGATTCGGGAGTTGGGCTACTGCTCAGGCATCGAGAACTACTCGCGCTACTTCGATGGCCGCATGCCGGGTTCGCGCCCGTTCTGCTTGCTCGATTATTTCCCGAAGGATTACCTGCTCATCGTCGACGAGAGCCACGTAACCATGCCCCAGATTCGGGCCATGTGGGGCGGCGACCGGAGCCGCAAAACGGCGCTGGTGGAGTATGGCTTCCGCCTACCATCGGCCATGGACAACCGCCCGCTTACGTTCAACGAGTTCGAGAGCATGTACCAGCAGGCTATTTTCGTATCGGCCACACCGGCCGATTACGAGCTGGAGCGCTCCGGCGGCGTGGTGGTGGAGCAGATCATCCGCCCCACCGGCCTGCTCGACCCCGAGATTGAAGTACGCCCCAGCATCAACCAGATCGACGACCTGCTCGACGAGGTGGACAACCGCGTGAAGCAAGGCGACCGGGTGCTCGTAACCACGCTCACCAAGCGCATGGCCGAGGAGCTTACCAAGTACATGGAGCGCCTGAACATCAAGGTGAGCTACGTGCACTCCGACGTGAAAACCCTCGACCGCGTGGAGATTTTGCGCCAGCTGCGCCTAGGTGAACTCGACGTGCTCATCGGCGTGAACCTGCTGCGCGAAGGTCTTGACTTGCCCGAGGTATCGTTGGTGGCGATTTTGGACGCCGACAAGGAAGGCTTCCTGCGCGACCAACGCAGCCTGATTCAGACCATGGGCCGCGCCGCCCGTAACGACCGCGGCAAGGTTATCATGTACGCCGACCGCATTACCGGCTCGATGCAACGCGCCATGGACGAAACCAACCGCCGCCGCGCTACCCAAATGGCCTACAACCTCGAGCACGGCATCACGCCCAAAACGGTGCGCAAGTCGCGCGAGGCGATTATGGAGCAAACCTCCCTCTCGGACTACCGCATCCCCGAGCCGCAGGCCTACGCCGGCCCCGACGAGGACGGTGGCGGCTTGGCCATTGCGGCCGAGCCCGTGGTGGCCATGATGAGCAAAGTGGACCTGGAAAAGCTCATCAAGCAAACCGAAAAGCAGATGGAAGCCGCCGCCAAGGAGCTCGACTTCTTGCAGGCCGCCAAGTTTCGCGACGAGCTGGCCTCGTTGCGGCAGTTGCTCAAGAGCAAGCGCGATTAA
- a CDS encoding DUF421 domain-containing protein, with protein sequence MKQLLNDLLGLQATAESISPLQMSLRAVVVFVVALLLLRLSGKRTFGSTYSFDVVLKIIIGSVLGRAVVAASPFGATLLACAVMVGLHRLVASATYRSSALGRLVKGKAVVLAENGELRHDNMRAHNITEHDLQEGVRSAANTDDITQLATVRLERDGGITAVKKAND encoded by the coding sequence ATGAAACAACTCCTCAACGACTTGCTGGGCCTGCAGGCCACCGCCGAGAGCATTTCGCCGCTGCAAATGTCTTTGCGCGCTGTGGTGGTGTTTGTTGTGGCGCTGTTGTTGCTGCGGTTGTCGGGCAAGCGCACGTTTGGCAGCACGTATTCCTTCGATGTGGTTCTGAAAATCATCATTGGCTCGGTGCTTGGCCGGGCGGTGGTGGCGGCGTCACCGTTTGGGGCCACGTTGCTGGCTTGCGCGGTAATGGTGGGCCTGCACCGCTTGGTAGCCTCGGCCACCTACCGCAGCTCGGCGTTGGGTCGGCTAGTTAAGGGCAAGGCCGTGGTGCTGGCCGAAAACGGCGAGCTGCGCCACGACAACATGCGCGCCCACAATATCACCGAGCACGATTTGCAGGAAGGGGTGCGCAGCGCAGCCAACACCGACGACATAACCCAGCTAGCCACCGTGCGGCTGGAGCGCGACGGCGGAATCACGGCCGTGAAGAAAGCCAACGATTAA
- a CDS encoding PA2169 family four-helix-bundle protein: MSQPNDSRLPDNAAGQPNASLGTTQGQIGQELTAAVQPWLDKATNLLQGSNADNAKQMLRRATQTSGDTWRRLTTSEKLLAAGALALGGWLLLRGGGKAKATKRVQKRSRKQAKALHELLLFVNDRVDGYRRAHHESRDAELRDYYHELAGKSHAFAARLNTYLRDKAAEYEHGTTRKGKIYRAWMKAKATVTGHDEKAILDDNIYGEEWALKAYEKTLREPALLGALGAEVERQYAHAKQTYVRLKQLREQQH; encoded by the coding sequence ATGAGCCAACCCAACGATAGCCGCTTGCCCGACAACGCCGCCGGCCAGCCCAATGCTTCCCTAGGTACTACCCAAGGTCAGATTGGCCAGGAGCTGACTGCCGCTGTGCAGCCTTGGCTCGACAAAGCCACCAACCTGCTGCAGGGCAGCAATGCCGACAACGCCAAGCAGATGCTTCGTCGGGCCACGCAAACCTCCGGCGATACCTGGCGCCGGCTCACTACTTCGGAAAAGCTGCTTGCCGCTGGAGCCCTGGCCCTAGGTGGCTGGCTGCTACTGCGCGGCGGCGGCAAGGCCAAAGCAACGAAGCGCGTGCAGAAGCGCAGTCGTAAACAGGCCAAAGCCCTGCACGAGCTGCTGCTGTTTGTAAACGACCGCGTGGATGGCTACCGCCGGGCCCACCACGAAAGTCGCGACGCCGAATTGCGCGACTACTACCACGAGCTGGCGGGCAAAAGCCACGCGTTTGCCGCGCGCCTGAACACGTACCTGCGCGACAAAGCCGCCGAGTACGAGCACGGCACCACCCGCAAAGGCAAAATCTACCGCGCCTGGATGAAAGCCAAGGCCACCGTAACCGGCCACGACGAGAAGGCCATTCTGGACGACAACATTTACGGCGAAGAGTGGGCCCTGAAAGCGTACGAAAAAACCCTGCGCGAACCGGCTCTCCTAGGTGCCCTGGGCGCCGAAGTGGAGCGGCAGTACGCCCATGCCAAGCAGACGTATGTGCGCTTGAAGCAACTCCGCGAGCAACAGCACTAA
- a CDS encoding GNAT family N-acetyltransferase, which translates to MSSPLRITTAKRSAATAAQLAELGRRTFHEAFAAQNTPEDMAEYLAQTFGPDKQLAELQAPNATFFLAMLQQEPVGYAKLIVPSALGAEPGADVSTRAEIQRLYVLEDWIGTGLGASLMRRCIEEARQRGCRSVVLGVWEKNTRAIEFYRRFGFKQIGGVDFKLGQDLQHDIIMRKGL; encoded by the coding sequence ATGTCATCTCCGCTTCGCATTACCACCGCCAAACGCAGCGCGGCCACGGCTGCACAACTGGCCGAACTAGGCCGCCGCACGTTTCACGAGGCCTTTGCTGCCCAAAATACGCCCGAGGACATGGCCGAGTACCTCGCGCAAACCTTCGGCCCCGACAAACAGCTAGCCGAGCTGCAGGCGCCGAACGCGACCTTCTTTCTGGCAATGCTGCAGCAGGAGCCTGTGGGGTACGCCAAGCTCATCGTGCCATCGGCCCTAGGTGCTGAGCCGGGCGCCGATGTGAGCACCCGGGCCGAAATTCAGCGCCTGTACGTGCTGGAGGATTGGATTGGTACCGGCTTGGGCGCCTCGCTCATGCGCCGCTGCATTGAAGAAGCGCGGCAGCGTGGTTGCCGCTCGGTGGTGTTGGGCGTGTGGGAGAAAAACACGCGCGCCATCGAGTTTTACCGCCGTTTTGGCTTCAAGCAAATTGGCGGCGTCGACTTTAAGCTGGGCCAAGACCTGCAGCACGACATCATCATGCGCAAGGGACTGTAA
- a CDS encoding alpha/beta hydrolase codes for MLTGCWALLALGACSPPGGQSTEAAPPTGHYEGTFTANGTPLRVVLDVRQDTTQALQAEVYFPEWLLLGFSAEQLRYEHPQLSFVHRQPEGRTMQFSLRHEGNFLQGAFKTDSLQAEVLLIRRDQAPPRPYREVAMRWQTAAGPTTGTLLIPNDTVLLHPAVLLLHGSNAPHQHELSSYASWLARHGIATLVFDRRDARAPKNRPPQFGLNDLAADAAAALRTLKQNPEIDSTRVGLWGISQGATVAALVAGQPSRPAAFVVGVSAPGMSLADVVQYQNEEALAKQGATKAEQAQAWRTFEALERYVRRPTSKTETAKTTELLSSALQQPWARFTTLPQQLPDTAAIRTNSYWRELNYNPRDAWQAVRVPVLLQYGTHDERLDARASAERLRLAAGRRGTSLVRVYAGANHELILPATTVAEGEASQQWQWPRPVPGYLEEQLEWLLERASK; via the coding sequence ATGCTTACCGGATGCTGGGCCCTGCTTGCCCTAGGTGCTTGCTCGCCGCCAGGGGGGCAGAGCACCGAGGCGGCGCCCCCTACCGGGCACTACGAGGGCACGTTTACGGCAAATGGCACGCCGCTGCGTGTGGTACTCGATGTGCGGCAGGATACCACGCAGGCGTTACAGGCCGAGGTATACTTTCCGGAGTGGTTGCTGCTGGGATTTTCGGCCGAGCAACTGCGCTACGAGCATCCGCAGCTGAGCTTTGTGCACCGCCAACCCGAGGGCCGCACTATGCAGTTCAGCTTGCGGCACGAAGGAAATTTCCTGCAAGGGGCTTTTAAAACCGATTCGTTGCAAGCTGAGGTGCTGTTGATTCGGCGCGACCAAGCACCACCCAGGCCGTACCGCGAAGTGGCCATGCGCTGGCAAACCGCTGCGGGCCCAACTACCGGTACGTTGCTGATACCCAACGATACCGTGCTGCTACACCCCGCCGTGCTGCTGCTCCACGGCAGCAACGCGCCGCACCAGCACGAGCTCAGCAGCTACGCCAGTTGGCTCGCCCGGCATGGCATTGCCACGTTGGTGTTTGATCGGCGCGATGCCCGCGCCCCCAAAAACCGGCCGCCGCAATTTGGGCTGAACGACCTGGCTGCCGACGCCGCGGCGGCCCTCCGCACGCTCAAGCAGAACCCGGAAATTGATTCGACGCGCGTAGGATTGTGGGGCATCAGCCAGGGAGCTACGGTGGCCGCCCTGGTAGCTGGGCAGCCAAGCAGGCCCGCTGCCTTTGTGGTGGGCGTGTCGGCGCCGGGTATGTCGTTGGCCGATGTGGTGCAGTACCAAAACGAAGAAGCCTTGGCGAAGCAAGGCGCTACCAAAGCCGAGCAAGCACAAGCCTGGCGCACCTTTGAGGCACTGGAGCGCTACGTGCGCCGGCCCACCAGCAAAACCGAAACTGCCAAGACCACTGAGTTGCTGAGCAGCGCGTTGCAACAGCCGTGGGCGCGTTTCACCACCTTGCCCCAGCAATTGCCCGATACAGCCGCCATCCGTACCAACTCGTACTGGCGCGAGCTGAATTACAACCCACGCGATGCTTGGCAAGCTGTGCGCGTGCCGGTGCTGCTGCAATACGGCACCCACGACGAGCGCCTCGATGCCCGCGCCAGCGCCGAAAGGCTGCGCTTGGCGGCGGGCCGGCGCGGTACCTCCCTGGTACGCGTGTACGCCGGCGCCAACCACGAGCTGATTTTGCCCGCCACCACAGTAGCCGAAGGCGAAGCAAGCCAGCAGTGGCAATGGCCGCGGCCCGTGCCCGGCTACCTCGAAGAGCAACTCGAGTGGTTGCTGGAGCGCGCCAGCAAGTAG
- a CDS encoding B12-binding domain-containing radical SAM protein: MPTNSTPRILLITPPLTQLNTPYPATAYITGFLRGQGFQVAQADLGIELVLKLFSATGLRRVFDAVEQGAFELSDNARRMLRLRRRYEMTIEPVIRFLQNKDLTLAPRICHGRYLPEAARFDQVADLETAFGTMGLTDQARHLATLYLEDLNDLVKETVGPQFGLSRYAEHLGLTATSFEPMHTALQQAPNLVDEMLLELGTAVLEREQPDVIGFSVPFPGNLYGALRLAKHFKQLRPEVKTLMGGGYPNTELRQIREPRFFDYIDYLTLDDGEGPWLKLLDYFRGQRDLGQLQRTFHRNALGQVEYLNGCQDANIPHTEVGTPDYDGLPLTEYLSVIEVLNPMHRLWSDGRWNKLTVAHGCYWKRCSFCDVTLDYISRYETAPATLLVDRIEQIVRQTGQTGFHFVDEAAPPLALRDLAIELLKRRVSITWWGNIRFEKTFSPDLCRLLAASGCIAVSGGLEVASDRLLALMEKGVSIAQVARVTDGFTQAGIMVHAYLMYGFPTETVQETIDSLEVVRQLLAAGVVQSGFWHRFAMTAHSPVGKNPAKYQVAQIGPEFEGFAWNDLWHDDPTGADHEQFGPGLAKALYNYMHGVALDEPLQFWFDFRVPRTTVPRNLIDSALAETGKPDSAKQNMRVFWLGNAPELRLETRQKKGRQIEQAVLTFYEQAEDFELKTTPVIGRWLHQLLGALATDYDTKQLLKEVAATYPAAEAGMSFEAFLISPQWLLLREKGLLLV, from the coding sequence GTGCCAACGAATTCTACGCCCCGCATCCTGCTCATTACGCCGCCGCTCACGCAGCTTAATACCCCCTACCCTGCCACGGCCTACATCACCGGTTTCTTGCGCGGCCAGGGGTTCCAAGTGGCGCAGGCCGACCTAGGGATTGAACTGGTGCTGAAGCTGTTTTCAGCTACGGGGCTGCGGCGCGTGTTCGATGCCGTGGAGCAAGGCGCCTTTGAGCTGAGCGACAACGCCCGCCGGATGCTGCGCCTGCGGCGGCGCTACGAAATGACCATCGAACCGGTCATTCGCTTTCTGCAGAACAAAGACCTGACGCTGGCCCCGCGCATTTGCCACGGCCGCTACCTGCCCGAGGCCGCCCGCTTCGATCAAGTGGCCGACCTCGAAACGGCCTTCGGCACCATGGGCCTTACCGATCAGGCCCGCCACCTGGCCACGCTGTACCTCGAAGACCTCAACGACCTCGTCAAGGAAACCGTGGGGCCGCAGTTTGGCCTCAGCCGCTACGCCGAGCACTTGGGGCTTACGGCTACCTCCTTCGAGCCCATGCACACGGCCTTGCAGCAGGCCCCCAACTTGGTTGATGAAATGCTGCTGGAGTTGGGCACGGCGGTGCTCGAGCGCGAGCAGCCCGATGTAATTGGCTTTTCGGTGCCTTTTCCCGGCAACCTCTACGGTGCTTTGCGCTTGGCCAAGCACTTCAAGCAACTGCGGCCCGAGGTGAAAACCCTGATGGGCGGCGGCTACCCCAACACCGAGCTGCGCCAAATTCGGGAGCCCCGGTTCTTCGATTACATCGATTACCTCACCCTCGACGACGGCGAAGGTCCGTGGCTGAAGCTGCTCGACTACTTCCGGGGCCAGCGCGACCTAGGCCAGCTGCAGCGCACCTTCCACCGCAACGCCCTAGGTCAGGTAGAATACCTCAACGGCTGCCAGGATGCCAACATCCCGCACACCGAGGTAGGCACCCCCGACTACGACGGCCTGCCGCTGACGGAGTACCTCTCGGTGATTGAAGTGCTGAACCCGATGCACCGCCTTTGGAGCGACGGCCGCTGGAACAAGCTCACGGTGGCGCACGGCTGCTACTGGAAGCGCTGCTCCTTCTGCGACGTTACCCTCGACTACATCAGCCGCTACGAAACTGCGCCGGCTACGCTCCTGGTCGACCGCATCGAACAGATTGTGCGGCAAACCGGGCAAACCGGCTTCCACTTTGTGGATGAAGCGGCCCCGCCCCTGGCGTTGCGCGACTTAGCCATTGAGTTGCTGAAGCGCCGCGTGAGCATTACGTGGTGGGGCAACATCCGCTTCGAGAAAACCTTTTCGCCCGACTTGTGCCGCCTGCTGGCCGCTTCGGGCTGTATTGCGGTATCGGGTGGCTTGGAGGTAGCCTCCGACCGCCTGCTGGCGCTGATGGAGAAGGGCGTAAGCATTGCGCAGGTAGCCCGCGTAACCGACGGCTTCACGCAAGCCGGTATTATGGTGCACGCTTACCTGATGTACGGCTTCCCAACGGAAACCGTGCAAGAAACCATCGACTCGTTGGAGGTGGTGCGCCAGCTGCTAGCGGCCGGCGTGGTGCAGTCGGGCTTTTGGCACCGCTTCGCCATGACGGCCCATTCGCCCGTGGGCAAAAACCCCGCAAAGTACCAGGTGGCGCAAATCGGCCCCGAGTTCGAAGGCTTTGCCTGGAACGACCTGTGGCACGACGACCCCACCGGCGCCGACCACGAACAGTTTGGCCCGGGCCTCGCCAAGGCCCTGTACAACTACATGCACGGCGTAGCCCTCGACGAGCCGCTGCAGTTTTGGTTTGATTTTCGGGTGCCGCGCACCACGGTGCCGCGCAACCTCATCGACTCGGCCCTCGCCGAGACCGGCAAGCCCGACTCGGCCAAGCAAAACATGCGCGTGTTCTGGCTCGGCAATGCCCCGGAGCTGCGCTTGGAAACGCGCCAGAAGAAAGGCCGCCAGATTGAGCAGGCGGTGCTGACCTTCTACGAACAAGCCGAGGACTTCGAGTTGAAGACTACCCCCGTAATTGGCCGTTGGCTGCACCAGCTCCTAGGTGCGCTAGCCACCGATTACGATACCAAGCAACTGCTGAAGGAAGTAGCCGCTACCTACCCCGCCGCCGAAGCAGGCATGAGCTTCGAGGCCTTCTTGATTTCGCCGCAATGGCTGCTGCTGCGCGAAAAGGGCTTGCTGCTGGTGTAA
- a CDS encoding helix-turn-helix domain-containing protein — translation MSTELHIKNMVCPRCISTVKSVLEQAGLRPLEVTLGHALLDDSTPADLAQLQPLLQAEGFELLKSKDEQLVEQVKTALADYLVHLRTARAPLTTSAFLAERLDGSYAHLSKLFSRVVGITLEKYLIRLKIERVKELLSYGEKTLAEIADELRYSSSQHLSTQFRQVTGQTVTEYKANPERTSLDQIA, via the coding sequence GTGAGCACCGAACTGCACATTAAAAACATGGTTTGCCCGCGCTGCATCAGCACGGTGAAATCCGTTTTGGAACAAGCCGGCCTGCGCCCGCTGGAAGTAACCCTAGGTCATGCGTTGCTCGACGACAGCACCCCCGCCGACCTTGCACAGCTGCAGCCGTTGCTGCAGGCCGAGGGCTTCGAGCTACTCAAGAGCAAAGACGAACAGTTGGTGGAGCAAGTAAAAACTGCCCTGGCCGATTACCTGGTGCACCTGCGCACGGCCCGCGCGCCCCTAACCACGTCGGCTTTTTTGGCCGAGCGCTTGGATGGTTCGTACGCCCACCTGAGCAAGCTGTTTTCGCGGGTGGTGGGCATCACCCTCGAAAAGTACCTTATTCGCCTCAAGATTGAGCGCGTGAAGGAGCTGCTGAGCTACGGCGAGAAAACCCTTGCCGAAATAGCCGATGAGCTGCGCTACAGCAGTTCGCAACACCTCAGCACGCAGTTCAGGCAGGTAACTGGCCAAACCGTAACCGAATACAAAGCCAACCCCGAGCGCACTTCGCTCGATCAGATAGCGTAA
- a CDS encoding YncE family protein produces MQLLMRRPWLPALVATALLLGACNPSDDNKEQPAPQVTKAVYVANQGNYGTPSGSVTAYDKPNKQADKDPFRRANGRAAGDVVQSVTPIGDKLYIVANNSGKVEIVNAADFRSVGQIGNLSQPRYLVAGPANKAYVTEWQGSYPNYTAGRVSVIDLNTYQVTKTIDVGRNPEQPLLANGKLYVPNSDENSVTVINTATDAAEATLTFTDGPQNLVKDVDGNLWVLCGGITRYGGAPNYPVLSKTPAALHRFAPATPATRQTLTFASSGAADLSVSPNGAQLYYRYGGAVYRMPSSATALPTAPFVRRSFMVINVDPTDGELYGALGSYTADGKAIRYNSAGTAIDSFGVGLIPGDISFR; encoded by the coding sequence ATGCAACTTTTGATGCGCCGCCCGTGGCTACCCGCGCTGGTAGCAACAGCCCTCCTGCTGGGCGCCTGCAACCCCTCCGACGACAACAAAGAGCAGCCGGCTCCGCAGGTAACCAAAGCGGTGTACGTGGCCAACCAAGGCAACTATGGCACGCCCAGCGGCTCGGTTACGGCTTACGACAAGCCCAACAAGCAAGCCGACAAAGACCCCTTCCGGCGCGCCAACGGCCGCGCGGCCGGCGACGTGGTGCAGTCGGTTACGCCCATCGGCGATAAGCTGTACATCGTGGCCAACAACAGCGGCAAAGTGGAGATTGTAAACGCTGCCGACTTCCGTTCGGTGGGCCAAATTGGCAACCTCTCGCAGCCGCGCTACCTAGTGGCCGGCCCCGCCAACAAGGCATATGTAACCGAGTGGCAGGGCAGCTACCCCAACTACACTGCCGGGCGTGTGTCGGTTATCGATCTGAACACCTACCAGGTTACCAAAACCATCGACGTGGGCCGAAACCCCGAGCAACCCTTGCTGGCCAACGGCAAGCTGTACGTGCCCAACTCCGACGAGAACTCCGTAACCGTTATCAACACCGCCACCGACGCGGCCGAAGCCACGCTCACCTTTACCGACGGCCCGCAGAACCTAGTAAAGGACGTTGACGGCAACCTGTGGGTGTTGTGCGGCGGCATTACCCGTTACGGCGGCGCGCCCAACTACCCGGTTCTCTCGAAAACGCCGGCTGCGCTGCACCGCTTTGCGCCCGCCACCCCGGCTACGCGCCAAACCCTCACGTTTGCCTCGAGCGGAGCGGCCGACCTAAGCGTGTCGCCCAACGGCGCGCAGTTATACTACCGCTACGGCGGCGCTGTGTACCGCATGCCCAGCTCGGCCACCGCTCTGCCCACGGCCCCGTTTGTGCGCCGCAGCTTCATGGTCATCAACGTCGACCCGACCGACGGCGAGCTGTACGGCGCCCTAGGTTCGTACACCGCCGATGGCAAAGCCATTCGGTACAACAGCGCTGGCACGGCTATCGACTCGTTCGGCGTCGGCCTGATTCCGGGCGACATTTCGTTCCGCTAG